A stretch of the Buchananella sp. 14KM1171 genome encodes the following:
- a CDS encoding tRNA (cytidine(34)-2'-O)-methyltransferase — MLRLCFYSPRIPGNTGSAIRLSACTGAHLHLVDPLFDMDDAKLRRAGLDYHDLAHVEVNDSIDDVYALAAPGRIFVFTGQASTHHTDIAYREGDLLVFGPEPTGLPKEMIDDPRVTPVRLPMRPGARSLNLSNAAAIALYEAWRQLDFAGGV, encoded by the coding sequence ATGCTCCGCCTGTGCTTCTACTCCCCGCGCATTCCCGGCAACACCGGCTCCGCCATCCGCCTCTCGGCCTGCACCGGGGCTCACCTGCACCTGGTTGACCCGTTATTCGACATGGACGACGCCAAGCTGCGCCGCGCCGGCCTGGATTACCACGACCTGGCCCATGTGGAGGTGAACGACTCCATCGACGACGTCTACGCCCTTGCCGCCCCCGGCCGTATCTTCGTCTTCACCGGCCAGGCCAGCACTCACCACACCGACATCGCCTACCGGGAGGGCGACCTGCTGGTGTTCGGCCCCGAACCCACCGGCCTGCCGAAGGAGATGATCGACGACCCGCGCGTCACCCCCGTGCGCCTGCCTATGCGCCCCGGGGCGCGCTCCCTCAACCTGTCTAATGCCGCCGCCATCGCCCTCTACGAGGCCTGGCGCCAGCTCGACTTCGCCGGCGGGGTCTGA
- a CDS encoding D-hexose-6-phosphate mutarotase, with the protein MISPRDLPTCAAIVTDPRGEQRLVIDSKLARTEIGLLGATVLSYIPVGGKETIFVSRDAVRDGVTSVRGGIPLCFPWFGWGYRDEQMKPRHGYARSATWKVESVRDNRGTVTAVLSLSAQQVVGAPGWDVLPSSFAATLTVVSGQTLQVQLEVRNEGSVPFECERALHTYLAVHDLTATTVRGLEGVGYVEDGVEHEGSAAPIRLTGPADRIYASGANLEVSDPGNERVIELANHGSTHTVVWNPGPAAAAQMADLANDEWVSFICTETARVRDKRVTVPAGQSVTLGLTLSTRSTRRK; encoded by the coding sequence ATGATTTCTCCGCGTGATCTTCCCACCTGTGCAGCGATCGTCACCGACCCGCGCGGCGAGCAGCGCCTAGTGATCGACTCCAAGCTGGCCCGCACCGAGATCGGCCTGCTCGGAGCCACGGTGCTCTCGTACATCCCCGTGGGAGGCAAGGAGACCATCTTCGTCTCCCGCGACGCGGTGCGAGACGGCGTCACCTCCGTGCGCGGTGGCATCCCGCTGTGCTTCCCCTGGTTCGGGTGGGGCTACCGAGACGAGCAGATGAAGCCCCGACACGGCTACGCCCGCTCCGCCACGTGGAAGGTGGAGTCCGTGCGGGACAACCGTGGCACGGTCACCGCCGTGCTCAGCCTGAGCGCACAGCAGGTAGTGGGCGCGCCCGGGTGGGACGTGCTGCCCTCCTCCTTCGCGGCCACCCTCACCGTCGTCAGCGGGCAGACGCTGCAGGTCCAGCTGGAGGTACGCAACGAGGGCAGCGTCCCCTTCGAATGCGAGCGTGCCCTGCACACGTACCTGGCCGTCCACGACCTCACCGCCACCACGGTGCGCGGACTGGAGGGCGTGGGCTACGTGGAAGACGGCGTGGAGCACGAGGGCAGCGCGGCCCCGATCCGCCTGACCGGTCCAGCCGACCGCATCTACGCCTCCGGGGCGAACCTCGAGGTGAGCGACCCCGGCAACGAGCGGGTGATCGAACTGGCCAACCACGGCTCCACCCACACGGTCGTGTGGAACCCCGGCCCTGCGGCAGCAGCCCAGATGGCAGACCTGGCAAACGACGAATGGGTGAGCTTCATCTGCACCGAGACCGCCCGCGTCCGGGACAAGCGGGTCACCGTCCCCGCCGGGCAGAGCGTCACGCTGGGCCTCACCCTGTCCACGCGCTCCACCCGGCGCAAGTAG
- a CDS encoding GNAT family N-acetyltransferase — MEPYVLSDGEIFLATPAGQADVEAIYRICQDPDIQRWTIVPTPYQLSDAEFFVGELVPQAWAGDSREWAIRVGAADATPIGMISLRTPVDGRAEVGYYLAGEQRGHGYMHRALELVAQHAFNDLGLTALTWGAAVGNWPSWKTAWRMGFVREGTRRKSLVLKVGQPLVDQWVGSLLATDPRGVPASPWDGPGVAGELPLDPRDPEALVNQFHATYLMPMGRQVPSVDFDRIGMRMSLILEECAELVGAVYGPSARKAFEAALPEALKEDDHSRDVVEAADALADLVYVIYGMAIEAGISLPRVLAEVQASNLSKLGADGKPIYRADGKVLKGPGFFPPNVRRALGLASEPGTD; from the coding sequence ATGGAACCCTACGTACTCAGCGACGGCGAGATCTTCCTGGCGACCCCGGCGGGCCAGGCGGACGTCGAGGCCATCTACCGCATCTGCCAAGACCCGGACATCCAGCGGTGGACCATCGTGCCGACGCCCTACCAACTGAGCGACGCCGAGTTCTTTGTGGGCGAGCTGGTCCCGCAGGCGTGGGCCGGCGACAGCCGGGAGTGGGCTATCAGGGTGGGGGCCGCCGACGCCACCCCGATCGGCATGATCTCGCTGCGCACCCCGGTGGACGGGCGTGCCGAGGTGGGCTACTACCTGGCCGGTGAACAGCGCGGCCATGGCTACATGCACCGCGCTTTGGAGCTGGTGGCGCAGCACGCGTTCAACGACCTGGGCCTGACGGCCCTGACCTGGGGCGCGGCCGTGGGCAACTGGCCGTCCTGGAAGACCGCCTGGCGGATGGGATTCGTCCGGGAGGGCACGAGGCGCAAGTCCCTGGTGCTGAAGGTGGGCCAGCCGTTGGTGGACCAGTGGGTGGGCAGTCTCCTGGCGACTGACCCGCGCGGCGTGCCCGCTTCCCCGTGGGACGGCCCGGGCGTGGCCGGCGAGCTGCCCCTGGACCCGCGCGACCCGGAGGCCCTGGTGAACCAGTTCCACGCTACCTACCTGATGCCGATGGGCCGGCAGGTGCCGAGCGTGGACTTCGATCGCATCGGTATGCGCATGAGCCTGATCCTGGAGGAGTGCGCCGAGCTGGTGGGCGCGGTCTACGGCCCCAGCGCCCGCAAGGCGTTCGAGGCCGCGCTGCCGGAGGCGTTGAAGGAGGACGACCACTCGCGCGACGTGGTGGAGGCCGCCGACGCCCTGGCGGACCTGGTCTACGTCATCTACGGCATGGCGATCGAGGCCGGCATTTCGCTGCCGCGCGTGCTGGCGGAGGTGCAGGCCTCCAACCTCTCCAAGCTGGGCGCGGACGGCAAGCCGATCTACCGCGCCGACGGCAAGGTGCTCAAGGGGCCGGGCTTCTTCCCTCCCAACGTGCGCCGGGCCCTTGGGTTGGCGTCGGAGCCCGGCACCGACTAG
- a CDS encoding thymidine kinase → MAKLYFRYGAMNSGKSTALLQAAFNYEERGQRVLLAKPFIDSKGGGRIVSRLGVSRDVDLLVPADADLFELIKDRARGHDSAALLPDVPAAAISCLLVDEAQFLTEAQVDDLLQVTVELDIPVLAYGIRTDFLTISFPGARRLLEIAHSLEELKTICRCGRKAMFNGRKVAGQFIFTGEQVAIDGVEVGYESVCPSCYLNAGGVMPFRARREQGEGIS, encoded by the coding sequence GTGGCAAAGCTCTACTTCCGGTACGGCGCAATGAACTCCGGCAAGTCCACTGCGCTGCTGCAGGCGGCCTTCAACTACGAGGAGCGGGGCCAGCGCGTGCTGCTAGCCAAGCCGTTCATCGACTCCAAGGGAGGCGGGCGCATCGTCTCCCGCCTGGGGGTCAGCCGGGACGTGGACCTGCTGGTCCCGGCGGACGCGGACCTGTTCGAGCTCATCAAGGACCGCGCCCGGGGCCACGACTCCGCCGCCCTGCTGCCCGATGTGCCGGCCGCCGCGATCTCCTGCCTGCTGGTGGACGAAGCCCAGTTCCTCACCGAGGCGCAGGTGGATGACCTGCTGCAGGTGACGGTAGAGCTGGACATCCCCGTCCTGGCCTACGGAATCCGCACCGATTTCCTCACCATCTCCTTCCCCGGCGCGCGCCGCCTGCTGGAGATCGCGCACTCGCTGGAGGAGCTAAAGACCATCTGCCGCTGCGGGCGCAAGGCAATGTTCAATGGGCGCAAGGTGGCAGGCCAGTTCATCTTTACCGGCGAGCAGGTGGCGATCGACGGCGTGGAGGTCGGCTACGAGAGCGTCTGCCCATCCTGCTACCTGAACGCCGGCGGAGTGATGCCCTTCCGCGCCAGGCGCGAGCAGGGGGAAGGCATCAGCTGA
- a CDS encoding error-prone DNA polymerase, translated as MLVPPPRLEHVFDDCYAELHAHSTYSFLDGAATPAQLAQRAAELELSALALTESTGLPSVVSLDRAVQDLRKDGLTAPATVFGSEIRVAGLGVEGQHCGLSMPLLVGSPEGYAALSRMLAGANLKAEGQRQAPPFALEEVAAQASSDWCLLTGTAHGPLRTALAQGGRQLAARVLAALVDSLGPERVAVEVCLDRGPQDAALTDALVELARPCGLRMVATTAARAATPAQARLAQALSATRQRTSLVEGEGLVHQNPPMLRSARQMLALHHRYPAAVGNAARLGQELAFDLALLAPRLPSSPVPAGHTDASWLRHLTEQGARQRYGERATHPEAWRLIDHELEIICALDFPGYFLIVHDIVEFCRSQGILCQGRGSAANSAVCYALGITAVDAVTHKLLFERFLSPGRSGPPDIDLDIESGRREEVIQYVYDRYGRERAALVANVITYRSRLAVRDAGKALGYGPAQAEAWSKQLERWSLPEEPPPGMPAQVLDLARQYESLPRHFGVHPGGMVLCHRPVIEVCPVHWSAMPGRTVLQWDKDDCADAGLVKFDLLGLGMLTALRLAFSSLAARGVSVRRESDGAVQPLSLHNLPPDDPGVYRLLCAAQTVGVFQVESRAQMQTLPRLAPQCFYDIVVEVALIRPGPIQGNAVNPYIRRRRGREEVTYLHPLLRPALEKTLGVPLFQEQLMQIAMDAAGFTPAQADQLRKAMGAKRSMERMERLRGEAIAGMRENGIEEGTAGEIFELLRAFANFGFPESHSFSFAYLVYASAWLKVHHPEDLLAGLLGAQPMGFYSPASLVTDFERFGVRVARPCVQRSGVDATVERVEVSLQVDDAPPAAAPGGGGERLGDETVAPGGGGERLGGVAAAPGGGGEPLVHPHPGLQVRLGLSSVRGVGKDLAQRIVAERERAGQFADFTDLAARVRLTTKQREALAAAGALRELGLTRREGIWQAGALSGTYRGPADPGECYQPTLPGLESGTAAPPLPAASVEETLRADLTVVGASPGLHPLALLRPHLERAGVVPAAALHSVPVGNVRVAGLVTHRQRPATAAGTVFLALEDETGIVNITCTAGCWEKYRQVARRSRALVVRGGLERADGVVGIKAHHLAELELGVPVVARNFR; from the coding sequence ATGTTGGTGCCCCCACCTAGACTCGAACACGTGTTCGATGATTGCTACGCGGAGCTGCACGCGCACTCCACCTACAGCTTCCTGGACGGGGCAGCCACCCCCGCCCAGCTGGCCCAGCGCGCGGCAGAGCTCGAGCTGAGCGCGCTCGCCCTGACCGAGTCCACGGGGCTGCCATCGGTGGTCAGCCTGGACCGGGCCGTGCAAGACCTGCGTAAGGACGGCCTGACCGCGCCCGCCACGGTCTTCGGCAGCGAGATAAGGGTGGCCGGGCTGGGCGTCGAGGGCCAGCACTGCGGCCTGAGCATGCCGCTGCTGGTGGGCAGCCCGGAGGGTTACGCGGCCCTGTCCAGGATGCTGGCCGGCGCCAACCTGAAAGCGGAGGGGCAGCGGCAGGCCCCGCCGTTTGCGCTAGAGGAGGTGGCGGCGCAGGCGAGCTCGGACTGGTGCCTGCTCACCGGCACCGCACACGGGCCGCTCAGAACGGCGCTCGCGCAGGGAGGCAGGCAGCTGGCCGCGCGGGTGCTGGCCGCCCTGGTGGATAGCCTCGGGCCGGAGCGGGTAGCGGTGGAAGTCTGCCTGGACCGGGGGCCGCAGGACGCCGCCCTGACCGACGCGCTGGTGGAACTGGCGCGCCCCTGCGGCCTGCGCATGGTGGCTACCACGGCCGCGCGCGCCGCCACGCCCGCGCAGGCCAGATTGGCCCAGGCGCTCAGTGCCACCCGGCAGCGCACCTCGCTGGTGGAGGGCGAGGGGCTGGTGCACCAGAACCCGCCGATGCTGCGCTCGGCCCGGCAGATGCTGGCCCTGCACCACCGCTACCCGGCTGCGGTGGGAAACGCGGCGCGGCTGGGGCAGGAACTGGCGTTCGACCTCGCCCTGCTGGCGCCGCGCCTGCCCTCCAGTCCGGTCCCCGCCGGTCACACCGACGCCTCCTGGCTGCGTCACCTCACCGAGCAGGGGGCCCGGCAGCGCTACGGGGAGCGCGCTACCCACCCGGAGGCGTGGAGGTTGATAGACCACGAACTGGAGATCATTTGCGCCCTGGACTTTCCCGGCTACTTCCTGATCGTCCACGACATCGTGGAGTTCTGCCGCAGCCAGGGCATCTTGTGCCAGGGGCGGGGCAGCGCCGCAAATTCTGCGGTCTGCTACGCCCTGGGGATCACGGCGGTGGACGCGGTGACGCACAAGCTGCTCTTCGAGCGCTTCCTCTCCCCGGGGCGCAGCGGCCCGCCGGATATCGACCTGGACATCGAATCCGGGCGCCGGGAGGAGGTGATCCAGTACGTCTACGACCGCTACGGGAGGGAGCGGGCCGCCCTGGTGGCCAACGTGATCACCTACCGCAGCAGGCTGGCGGTGCGGGACGCCGGCAAGGCCCTGGGCTACGGCCCGGCCCAGGCGGAGGCGTGGAGCAAGCAGCTGGAGCGCTGGTCCCTGCCGGAAGAGCCCCCGCCGGGCATGCCTGCCCAGGTGCTCGACCTGGCACGCCAATACGAGTCGTTGCCGCGTCACTTTGGCGTCCACCCGGGCGGCATGGTGCTGTGTCATCGCCCGGTGATCGAGGTGTGCCCGGTGCACTGGAGCGCCATGCCGGGGCGCACGGTGCTGCAGTGGGACAAGGACGACTGCGCAGACGCCGGCCTGGTGAAGTTCGACCTGTTGGGGCTGGGCATGCTCACGGCCCTGCGCCTCGCATTCTCCTCGCTGGCCGCGCGCGGGGTGAGCGTGCGCCGCGAGAGCGACGGGGCGGTGCAGCCCCTGTCCTTGCACAACCTGCCGCCCGATGACCCCGGCGTCTACCGGCTGCTGTGCGCCGCGCAGACCGTGGGGGTGTTCCAGGTGGAGTCGCGCGCGCAGATGCAGACGCTGCCGCGCCTGGCCCCGCAGTGCTTCTACGACATCGTGGTGGAGGTGGCGCTGATTCGGCCCGGCCCCATCCAGGGCAACGCGGTCAACCCGTACATCCGCCGCCGCAGGGGCAGGGAGGAGGTCACCTACCTGCACCCGCTGCTGCGCCCGGCCCTGGAGAAGACCCTGGGGGTGCCGCTGTTTCAGGAGCAGCTGATGCAGATAGCGATGGACGCCGCCGGCTTCACCCCAGCGCAGGCGGACCAGTTGCGCAAAGCCATGGGGGCCAAGCGTTCGATGGAGCGGATGGAGCGCCTGCGTGGCGAGGCGATCGCCGGCATGCGGGAAAACGGGATAGAGGAGGGCACGGCGGGGGAGATATTTGAGCTCCTGCGCGCGTTCGCCAACTTCGGTTTCCCCGAGTCCCATTCCTTTTCGTTCGCCTACCTGGTCTACGCCTCGGCCTGGTTGAAGGTGCACCACCCGGAGGACCTGCTGGCCGGACTGTTGGGCGCCCAGCCGATGGGTTTCTACTCGCCCGCCTCCCTGGTGACCGACTTCGAGCGCTTCGGCGTGCGCGTGGCGCGCCCTTGCGTGCAGCGCAGCGGCGTGGACGCGACCGTGGAGCGGGTGGAGGTCAGCTTGCAGGTGGACGACGCTCCGCCGGCCGCCGCGCCGGGTGGCGGGGGCGAGCGGCTGGGCGACGAGACCGTCGCGCCGGGTGGCGGGGGCGAGCGGCTGGGCGGCGTGGCTGCCGCGCCGGGTGGCGGGGGTGAGCCGTTGGTGCACCCCCACCCGGGGCTGCAGGTGCGGCTGGGCCTTTCCAGCGTGCGCGGGGTGGGAAAGGACCTGGCGCAGCGGATCGTGGCGGAACGGGAACGGGCCGGCCAGTTTGCCGATTTCACTGACCTGGCCGCGCGGGTGCGGTTGACCACCAAGCAGAGAGAGGCGCTGGCGGCCGCGGGCGCGCTGCGGGAACTGGGGCTGACCCGGCGGGAGGGGATCTGGCAGGCCGGTGCGCTCAGCGGCACCTACCGGGGCCCCGCAGACCCGGGGGAGTGCTACCAGCCCACGCTGCCGGGGCTGGAGAGCGGCACGGCCGCCCCGCCGCTACCGGCGGCAAGCGTGGAAGAGACGCTGCGGGCGGACCTGACCGTGGTGGGAGCCAGCCCGGGCCTCCACCCGCTCGCCCTGCTGCGCCCGCACCTAGAAAGAGCCGGAGTGGTGCCCGCGGCCGCCCTGCACAGCGTGCCGGTCGGCAACGTGCGGGTGGCCGGGCTGGTCACGCACCGGCAGCGTCCCGCCACCGCAGCAGGCACCGTCTTCCTGGCGTTGGAAGACGAAACCGGGATCGTCAACATCACCTGCACGGCGGGCTGCTGGGAGAAATACCGGCAGGTGGCCAGGCGTTCGCGGGCACTGGTGGTGCGAGGCGGACTTGAGCGCGCCGACGGCGTGGTCGGCATAAAGGCCCACCACCTAGCGGAACTGGAGCTGGGCGTGCCCGTGGTCGCCCGCAACTTCAGGTAG
- a CDS encoding DNA polymerase Y family protein yields the protein MWVPDWPLAALRQERGLPPQLPVVLSKAGRVVATSLPARRCGVEAGMRLRVAHALCPDLEAVAVDPLREVRAFEAVLRDLDQVVASLCVLRPGLVVFPLPGARRHAGGQAELAQQIHSAVLDGSGHEVHVGGGCGILTALLATRADCFVPAGAQRDFLAPYPLAVLALAEGEAGQLREVFTHLGVRTLGDLAALPGQKVRDRFGELGTRLHQLACGSDTQLRALAGASAPVVEVNMEAEEPIERADVAAFAARRLALELLTALGERALACTQLEIAARTSDGGELQRNWAFPIQPGQAEFADRVRWQLEGWVNGARPPGADGPLTRLRLAAVQTCPAGAAQAGLWETGMRGREAAARSAARAQSLLGEDAVLFPVVQPGPDPRSRVQLLKWGSDPEPAPAGPWEGGVNAPAPALLSPKLLSVRLRDASGREVAVSESGELTAPPEQIEVPSAPHLLLRGGTYKVEGTSWPWQLLGQWWQAGGTPQRAALAVECADGPSFLLAWVGQRWFLDGVYD from the coding sequence GTGTGGGTACCTGACTGGCCGCTGGCGGCTCTGCGGCAGGAGAGGGGCCTGCCGCCCCAACTGCCTGTGGTGCTGAGCAAGGCGGGGAGGGTGGTCGCCACTTCCCTGCCGGCCCGACGCTGCGGGGTGGAGGCGGGCATGCGCCTGCGCGTGGCCCACGCCCTTTGCCCCGACCTGGAGGCCGTTGCCGTTGACCCGCTGCGGGAAGTGCGTGCCTTCGAGGCCGTGCTGCGGGACCTGGACCAGGTGGTGGCTTCCCTGTGCGTGCTGCGCCCGGGCCTGGTGGTGTTTCCCCTGCCCGGGGCCAGGAGGCACGCCGGTGGCCAGGCGGAGCTGGCCCAGCAAATACACTCGGCGGTGCTGGACGGGTCCGGCCACGAGGTCCACGTGGGCGGCGGCTGCGGCATCCTCACCGCGCTGCTCGCCACCCGCGCGGACTGCTTTGTGCCGGCCGGGGCGCAGCGCGATTTCCTGGCCCCCTACCCGCTCGCCGTGCTCGCCCTGGCGGAGGGGGAGGCCGGGCAGCTGAGGGAGGTATTTACCCACCTGGGGGTGCGCACCCTCGGGGACCTTGCCGCTCTGCCCGGGCAGAAGGTGCGCGACCGCTTCGGAGAACTGGGCACGCGCCTGCACCAGCTGGCCTGCGGCAGCGACACCCAGCTGCGCGCCCTGGCGGGGGCCAGCGCCCCCGTGGTGGAAGTGAACATGGAGGCGGAAGAGCCGATAGAGAGGGCCGACGTCGCCGCCTTCGCCGCCCGGCGCCTGGCGCTGGAACTGCTGACGGCCCTGGGGGAGCGCGCCCTGGCCTGCACCCAGCTGGAGATAGCGGCGCGCACCAGCGATGGCGGCGAGCTGCAACGCAACTGGGCATTTCCCATCCAGCCTGGGCAGGCGGAGTTCGCCGATCGGGTCCGCTGGCAGCTAGAGGGGTGGGTCAACGGTGCTCGCCCGCCCGGAGCGGACGGGCCCCTCACGCGCCTCCGCCTGGCCGCAGTGCAAACCTGCCCCGCCGGGGCCGCGCAGGCGGGCCTGTGGGAGACGGGAATGCGCGGCCGCGAGGCGGCGGCGCGCAGCGCGGCCCGCGCACAATCCCTGCTGGGCGAGGACGCCGTGCTCTTCCCGGTGGTCCAGCCGGGCCCAGACCCGCGCAGCCGCGTCCAGCTACTCAAGTGGGGCAGCGATCCCGAGCCGGCCCCGGCGGGCCCCTGGGAGGGGGGAGTGAACGCGCCCGCACCGGCGCTGCTGAGCCCCAAGCTGCTGTCCGTCCGGCTGCGCGACGCCTCCGGGCGGGAGGTGGCGGTGAGCGAATCTGGGGAGCTAACCGCCCCGCCGGAGCAAATCGAGGTGCCGTCCGCTCCCCACCTGCTGCTGCGTGGGGGCACATACAAGGTAGAGGGCACCTCCTGGCCCTGGCAGCTCCTGGGGCAGTGGTGGCAGGCGGGAGGCACCCCGCAGCGGGCCGCGCTCGCTGTCGAATGCGCGGACGGCCCCTCCTTCCTCCTGGCCTGGGTGGGGCAGCGCTGGTTCCTGGACGGCGTATACGACTAG
- a CDS encoding YbhB/YbcL family Raf kinase inhibitor-like protein has protein sequence MNLDRPIAPDPYSLLPEVPSFSLTSTDFVDGGRLPDAQVAHLGNSSPQLSWSDFPPQTRSFLVSCIDPDAPTPAPWWHWMVVDLDVNVTELPAGIGASDLMLDGAAYHARVDGGTHAFEGAAPPPGDRPHRYIFAVSALDVDTLGLDDDATPTLTSFVALEHTIARATLTAHYSR, from the coding sequence GTGAACCTTGACCGCCCCATCGCCCCGGACCCGTATTCGCTGCTGCCCGAGGTGCCAAGTTTTTCCCTCACCTCCACCGATTTCGTGGACGGCGGCCGGCTGCCCGACGCACAGGTGGCCCACCTGGGCAACAGCTCGCCCCAACTCTCCTGGAGCGACTTCCCGCCGCAGACCCGCTCCTTCCTGGTCAGCTGCATCGACCCGGACGCCCCCACCCCCGCGCCGTGGTGGCATTGGATGGTCGTGGACCTGGACGTGAACGTGACCGAACTGCCCGCAGGAATCGGCGCCTCTGACCTGATGCTGGACGGCGCCGCCTACCACGCGCGAGTGGACGGCGGCACGCACGCCTTCGAGGGCGCCGCTCCCCCGCCCGGGGACCGCCCGCACCGTTACATCTTCGCCGTCAGCGCCCTGGACGTGGACACGCTGGGCCTGGACGACGACGCCACCCCCACCCTGACGTCCTTCGTGGCCCTGGAGCACACGATCGCCCGCGCCACGCTCACCGCGCACTACTCGCGGTAA
- a CDS encoding dihydrolipoyl dehydrogenase family protein: MVQEVAVEEVDLLVVGGGKAGKSLAMSAAKTGQSVVMVERDKIGGTCINVACIPTKTLVGSARLLAAMRTASEHGIEADGEPRMNLTLLREHVHGVVGAMVAAHKQMFAAPGLDFVLASARFVAPRTVEFTDAAGATRRVRGRRVVINTGATPAIPSLPGLEEVDYFTSETMLALEELPRSLAILGGGYIGVEFASLLALLGVRVTLLHGGEHILNREDADVAQWVAQALEEQGVEIRTGVRALAVSAPTGPAAAAQGERAAGQSTAADGKSRAVRVELSDGSLVEAEGLLVAVGRTPVTEGLYLEAAGVELTERGFIKVDDYLATTAPDTYAAGDVAGTAQFTHASWSDFRALRRTLAGEPTSVAGRLIPYAVFTTPELYRIGLSEAEARQAGLDFTATVLPAGAIPRAKTERQGAGAWKVLVGADGSILGAALFGPQAGEVGTALHMAMLGGLDYTQVRDAVIAHPTYGEGLNLLFDAVTAQRG, encoded by the coding sequence ATGGTGCAAGAGGTGGCTGTGGAAGAGGTCGACCTGCTGGTGGTGGGCGGTGGCAAGGCGGGTAAGTCGCTGGCGATGTCCGCCGCCAAGACCGGGCAGAGCGTGGTCATGGTGGAGCGGGACAAGATCGGCGGCACCTGCATCAACGTGGCCTGCATCCCCACCAAGACGCTGGTGGGTTCGGCCCGGCTGCTGGCGGCGATGCGCACCGCGAGTGAGCACGGCATCGAGGCCGACGGCGAGCCGCGCATGAACCTGACCCTGCTGCGCGAGCACGTGCACGGCGTGGTGGGCGCGATGGTGGCAGCGCACAAGCAGATGTTTGCCGCGCCCGGTCTGGACTTCGTGCTGGCCTCCGCCCGCTTCGTGGCGCCACGCACTGTGGAGTTCACGGACGCCGCCGGGGCGACGCGCCGGGTGCGTGGGCGCCGCGTGGTCATCAACACGGGCGCCACCCCGGCGATCCCGAGTCTGCCGGGCCTGGAGGAGGTGGACTACTTCACCAGCGAGACCATGCTGGCGCTGGAGGAGCTGCCGAGGTCGCTGGCGATCCTGGGCGGCGGCTACATCGGGGTGGAGTTCGCCTCCCTGCTGGCGCTGCTGGGCGTGCGCGTCACGCTGCTGCACGGCGGCGAGCACATCCTGAACCGCGAGGACGCCGACGTTGCCCAGTGGGTGGCCCAGGCCCTGGAGGAGCAGGGGGTGGAGATTCGCACTGGGGTGCGTGCCCTCGCGGTGAGCGCGCCGACCGGTCCCGCAGCTGCGGCTCAGGGGGAGCGGGCCGCGGGCCAGTCGACCGCTGCCGACGGCAAGAGTCGGGCGGTGCGCGTCGAGCTCTCCGACGGCAGCCTGGTGGAGGCCGAGGGTCTGTTGGTCGCGGTCGGGCGCACCCCCGTCACCGAGGGCCTGTACCTGGAGGCGGCCGGGGTGGAGCTGACCGAGCGCGGCTTCATCAAGGTGGACGACTACCTGGCCACCACCGCCCCGGACACTTACGCGGCTGGCGACGTCGCTGGCACCGCGCAGTTCACGCACGCCTCCTGGAGCGATTTCCGGGCGCTGCGCCGCACCCTGGCGGGCGAGCCGACCAGTGTGGCGGGCCGGCTGATTCCCTACGCGGTCTTCACGACGCCCGAGCTCTACCGCATCGGCCTGAGCGAGGCGGAGGCCAGGCAGGCGGGGCTGGACTTCACCGCTACGGTGCTGCCTGCCGGTGCGATCCCGCGCGCCAAGACCGAGCGGCAGGGCGCAGGGGCGTGGAAGGTGCTGGTGGGCGCCGACGGCTCCATTCTGGGCGCCGCCCTCTTTGGCCCCCAGGCAGGGGAGGTGGGCACCGCGCTGCACATGGCGATGCTGGGCGGCCTGGACTACACGCAGGTCCGCGACGCCGTGATCGCCCACCCCACGTACGGCGAGGGGCTCAACCTCCTCTTCGACGCGGTGACCGCCCAGCGCGGTTAG